A single window of Crassostrea angulata isolate pt1a10 chromosome 8, ASM2561291v2, whole genome shotgun sequence DNA harbors:
- the LOC128158313 gene encoding uncharacterized protein LOC128158313, producing the protein MLRKTGTKLAIVFLTLTFIFWLTSMVTPGWFVLFYKDHVVQTKISIFYITVCINDTCDSHNYRDISGVAGLPLHVPQQVMSLLALVLCAISGILVIIPINRTATKFLTVVIIIPVAAIFQSVLILLFAVANAMFTSRTTDTYAVLFPYSILLSGLGTLLSIVAWVICVVVYNNERKRESENQRHSMEHTEPLPVAEMPF; encoded by the exons ATGCTGAGAAAAACTGGAACAAAACTGGCCATTGTATTTTTGACATTGACCTTTATTTTTTGGCTTACTTCTATGGTAACTCCTGGCTGGTTTGTTCTTTTTTACAAAGATCATGTCGTC CAAACAAAGATAAGCATTTTTTACATCACAGTTTGCATCAATGACACGTGTGATAGCCATAATTACAGAGATATCTCCGGAg TTGCCGGCCTCCCTCTTCATGTACCACAACAAGTTATGAGCCTTTTAGCTCTCGTCCTGTGTGCAATATCGGGTATTTTGGTGATCATTCCGATTAATCGTACAGCGACTAAATTTCTTACAGTTGTAATCATCATTCCTGTCGCAG CAATTTTTCAAAGCGTTCTGATTCTACTGTTTGCTGTGGCAAACGCTATGTTTACGTCCAGAACAACTGACACATATGCGGTGTTGTTTCCGTACTCGATTCTACTGAGTGGACTTGGTACGCTGCTCTCTATCGTTGCCTGGGTGATTTGTGTTGTCGTCTACAACAATGAGCGTAAACGGGAATCTGAGAACCAACGTCATAGTATGGAGCACACAGAACCACTTCCTGTTGCAGAGATGCCGTTCTAA
- the LOC128158311 gene encoding protocadherin-23-like: MVQMSFLLVYLSFCGLLFRFGESIKPSCSPRESEPKTVNVEEDKPVGFTVFTYTGFDADQDPIRFLILDNTVPFSIPIAVSGDVAVALPALDFERKTQYILDKIYVTQYGLNPLQFGNKCGPLTVNVLPVNEFTPVFDPSYQNSTLPEGLLQNSLLAKLNCSDEDKEPNESPFGCSSITIQTGDDIKPKFTIVNNAVVTTNNVIDFDTGDVIYTLVIVGVDSSTRDPRKTGTMTIKVNIEPVNEFTPVIHDQPLSTNISNATPLGTEIFSINATDGDAPPHGNLSYMITDGNEKGIFRICEKTGTIHLDRSVASAAGTTFTLTVKVTDGDFCSSAVLKILITSSC; this comes from the exons ATGGTGCAAATGAGTTTTCTACTTGTGTATCTATCTTTTTGTGGATTGTTATTCAGATTTG GGGAATCGATTAAACCCAGTTGCTCTCCGAGGGAGTCCGAACCAAAAACTGTGAATGTAGAAGAAGACAAACCAGTTGGGTTCACCGTGTTCACTTATACGGGTTTTGATGCTGATCAAGATCCCATTAGATTTCTTATACTTGATAACACGGTGCCGTTCTCGATTCCCATAGCAGTATCCGGGGATGTTGCTGTGGCTTTACCTGCCTTAGACTTTGAGAGGAAAACTCAATATATTTTGGACAAAATATA CGTCACACAATATGGTTTAAATCCACTCCAGTTTGGTAATAAATGTGGACCCCTGACCGTCAATGTCCTCCCTGTCAACGAATTTACGCCAGTTTTTGATCCCTCATATCAAAATTCCACACTTCCAGAAGGTCTACTACAAA attcatTGCTTGCTAAACTGAATTGTTCTGATGAGGACAAAGAACCCAACGAATCCCCTTTTGGATGTTCATCAATAACTATTCAGACTGGAGATGACATTAAACCGAAATTTACGATAGTCAACAACGCTGTCGTCACAACAAACAACGTCATTGATTTCGACACTGGTGACGTCATTTACACACTTGTCATAGTTGGTGTTGATAGTTCAACACGTGATCCACGTAAAACAGGAACGATGACGATAAAGGTCAACATTGAACCTGTGAATGAGTTTACACCTGTAATTCATGATCAACCACTCAGCACAAAT ATAAGCAATGCCACACCTCTTGGTACCGAGATCTTTTCCATCAATGCCACGGACGGTGATGCACCACCTCATGGAAATCTTTCTTACATGATAACAG atGGAAATGAAAAAGGTATATTCCGGATTTGTGAGAAGACGGGAACAATTCATTTAGATAGGTCGGTAGCATCGGCCGCCGGGACGACCTTCACTCTGACTGTGAAGGTCACGGATGGGGACTTCTGCTCGTCAGCTGTTCTCAAGATACTGATTACTTCAAGCTGTTAA